Within Elusimicrobiota bacterium, the genomic segment TCATAGATTTCATACAGCAGCACCATGGGACATCGTTGATAAAGTTTTTTTATCATAAAGTATTGGAGAACAGTGAAGGCGAAGTATCTGAAGATAGTTTTCGTTATCCCGGCCCTAAACCTCAGACAAAAGAAGCGGCGATTATAATGCTTGCGGACGCTGTTGAAGCTGCTACGCGTAGTATAAAGAAACCTACGCCTCCAAAGATAAAAGACCTTGTCCTGCAGATAATCAATAACCAGTTTACTGACGGGCAGTTTGATGATTGCCCCATAACTCTTGCTGACCTCCACAAGGTTGGGGATCGGTTTGCTAAAACTCTTATTGGTATTTACCATCCAAGGATAGAATATCCCGACTCTAATAGCAAGAAAAATGGATAAGGTACGGTAGTAAACATATGATCAAAGTGTGGAACCTTCAGAAAAACGTCAGTATCCCTGCTAAAATGCGGGAAAATATGCGTACAGCCGCATTGTTCACATTAATATCATTGAAGCATTTCTCTCAAAAACATTCTCCGGATCGCAATATTATTTTTGTTAATGATAAAGAAATAATTAAGTTAAACTTCCGATTTCTTAACCGCAAAAATATAACTGACGTTATTACCTTCAATTATCCGGAAGATAAGGCAGATAT encodes:
- the ybeY gene encoding rRNA maturation RNase YbeY, coding for MIKVWNLQKNVSIPAKMRENMRTAALFTLISLKHFSQKHSPDRNIIFVNDKEIIKLNFRFLNRKNITDVITFNYPEDKADIYINAPQCARQAKEHQQLFSEELTRVVIHGMLHSYDWKDYTKKQSSLMWEKQEYILQAFMGLEGK